A DNA window from uncultured Methanoregula sp. contains the following coding sequences:
- a CDS encoding protein-L-isoaspartate(D-aspartate) O-methyltransferase, which produces MQKFPREEERTAMVETQIATRGIKNPRILAIMREIPRHLFVSPPYDRDAYRDSPLPIGNGQTISQPYIVALMTELLDPGPDDCILEIGAGSGYQAAILGKLVKSVITIERIPAVADLARSHIVSLGITNVKLVVGDGTLGYSPGAPYNGILVTAAAPRIPKALIDQLANGGRLVTPVGSRDIQELVQICRKGSRTIESHHGGVRFVPLIGKHGWEDEN; this is translated from the coding sequence ATGCAAAAATTTCCCCGGGAGGAAGAGCGCACTGCGATGGTCGAGACCCAGATTGCCACAAGGGGCATTAAAAATCCCCGTATTCTCGCCATCATGCGGGAAATTCCCCGCCATCTATTTGTTTCGCCACCCTATGACCGAGACGCCTACAGGGACTCCCCTCTCCCCATAGGAAATGGGCAGACCATCTCCCAACCATATATTGTTGCGCTGATGACAGAACTTCTGGACCCAGGGCCGGATGACTGTATTCTTGAAATCGGAGCTGGCAGCGGATACCAGGCCGCGATCCTTGGCAAGCTGGTAAAGAGCGTGATCACCATCGAGAGGATACCTGCTGTAGCAGATCTAGCCCGATCACACATTGTATCCCTGGGAATCACCAACGTGAAACTTGTGGTCGGCGATGGAACACTCGGATATAGCCCCGGTGCACCGTATAACGGTATTCTCGTAACAGCAGCTGCCCCGCGGATCCCAAAAGCCCTCATCGATCAGCTTGCCAATGGTGGGAGGCTTGTTACTCCTGTTGGAAGCCGCGATATCCAGGAACTCGTACAGATCTGCCGGAAAGGCTCCCGTACCATTGAATCTCATCATGGGGGTGTCCGTTTTGTCCCTCTGATCGGAAAACACGGATGGGAGGACGAAAATTGA
- a CDS encoding cyclase family protein: MGGRKLKIYDITRPLSSASVVYPGDMAPNFEQEDRGLYLITDMQMNSHTGTHIDAPVHYLKTGDTIDKVSFSSLIGKCRVLDVTSEGRIITEADLMGQIDGTERLLLRTSFSASTEFRDDYPALSLDAARYLTNAGVHCVGIDSFSIESFICDGSVHRELASHQCLIIELLDLSEVPEGDYHMIALPLRLAGLDGSPARVILIETEEDS; encoded by the coding sequence ATGGGAGGACGAAAATTGAAAATTTACGATATTACACGCCCACTCTCCAGTGCCTCTGTCGTCTACCCTGGCGATATGGCCCCCAACTTCGAACAGGAAGACCGGGGGCTGTACCTGATAACCGACATGCAAATGAACAGCCATACCGGGACGCATATTGATGCCCCCGTTCATTATCTGAAGACCGGAGACACCATCGACAAGGTGTCATTTTCTTCCCTGATCGGCAAGTGCAGGGTTCTCGATGTAACCAGTGAAGGGAGGATAATAACAGAGGCTGACCTCATGGGACAAATTGATGGAACAGAACGACTTCTCCTACGTACTTCTTTTTCTGCATCCACCGAGTTTCGGGATGATTACCCGGCTCTGAGCCTTGATGCCGCCCGGTACCTGACCAATGCCGGAGTACACTGCGTAGGTATCGATTCATTCTCGATAGAGTCATTCATCTGCGATGGGTCAGTTCACCGTGAGCTGGCCAGCCATCAGTGTCTCATCATCGAACTTCTCGACCTTTCTGAAGTGCCGGAAGGGGATTACCACATGATTGCACTGCCCCTTCGTCTCGCCGGCCTCGATGGCTCTCCGGCCCGGGTCATTCTTATAGAAACAGAGGAGGACTCCTGA
- a CDS encoding phosphopentomutase/phosphoglucosamine mutase translates to MLFGSSGIRRKYDQILIDTALKVGSALAYRSSDIVVGMDTRTTSPLLAHLVISGILGSGGIARTAGIVPTPTVAFATRTAKAGCMITASHNPEEYNGLKLFNPDGSSFTQSQQAEMEKLLTSRYWTDWQHQGTERTIDAITPHKEAILNSVHIGSDLPVVLDCGNGAGCTLSPTLLMEAGAKPTCINCNTSGHFARPSEPLEENLHHVGEIVRKTNARCGIVHDGDADRMMAFDNKGRYIGGDHLLMLFARYLDAKQVVTTSDASMIIDDLAEVRRTPVGDTYVSEELLRWGDFGGEPSGAWIFPKVSYCPDGPHAAALFCEIASQWDIASEIDAMPVYPILRESMASPAARETVKALGASSPTDGIRIAEEGGWYLIRASGTEPKIRITAEGKTLSKAKEMLAKGKERIRQGKTA, encoded by the coding sequence ATGCTTTTCGGGTCGTCGGGAATCCGGAGGAAGTACGATCAGATCCTGATCGATACCGCTCTGAAAGTGGGCTCTGCACTGGCGTACAGGTCATCGGATATTGTTGTAGGAATGGATACCCGGACCACAAGTCCGCTGCTTGCCCATCTTGTAATATCTGGAATTCTGGGGAGTGGCGGCATTGCACGTACTGCGGGAATCGTCCCGACACCCACGGTTGCGTTTGCCACCCGCACAGCAAAGGCCGGCTGCATGATCACCGCTTCCCACAATCCGGAAGAATATAACGGTCTCAAACTTTTCAATCCGGATGGCTCTTCTTTCACGCAATCCCAGCAGGCAGAGATGGAGAAACTCCTCACCAGCCGGTATTGGACGGACTGGCAACACCAGGGAACCGAACGTACCATAGATGCCATAACCCCTCACAAAGAGGCAATTCTGAACTCGGTGCATATCGGTTCTGATCTTCCTGTTGTCCTTGACTGTGGCAATGGCGCCGGATGTACGCTCAGCCCCACCTTACTGATGGAAGCAGGGGCCAAGCCCACTTGTATCAACTGCAACACATCCGGCCATTTTGCCCGGCCTTCCGAGCCGCTTGAAGAAAACCTTCATCATGTGGGAGAGATAGTGCGAAAAACCAATGCTCGCTGCGGCATTGTGCATGACGGTGATGCCGACAGGATGATGGCATTCGACAACAAGGGAAGATATATCGGAGGTGACCACCTCCTTATGCTTTTTGCACGGTACCTGGATGCGAAACAGGTGGTGACAACGAGCGATGCCTCTATGATCATCGATGATTTAGCTGAGGTCCGAAGAACTCCCGTTGGAGATACCTATGTGTCTGAGGAACTGCTCAGGTGGGGTGATTTTGGGGGAGAGCCTTCAGGAGCCTGGATCTTCCCAAAAGTCTCATATTGTCCTGATGGGCCTCATGCCGCTGCGCTCTTCTGCGAGATCGCATCTCAATGGGATATTGCTTCGGAGATTGATGCAATGCCGGTATACCCGATACTCAGGGAATCAATGGCAAGTCCTGCTGCAAGGGAGACGGTAAAAGCCCTTGGTGCTTCAAGTCCCACTGACGGAATCCGCATTGCAGAGGAGGGAGGCTGGTACCTGATACGGGCGAGTGGAACGGAGCCAAAAATACGGATTACTGCTGAGGGGAAGACCCTTTCAAAAGCAAAAGAAATGCTCGCAAAGGGTAAAGAACGTATCCGGCAGGGGAAAACTGCTTAA
- the glmU gene encoding bifunctional sugar-1-phosphate nucleotidylyltransferase/acetyltransferase: MECVVLAAGEGKRMRPLTAKRPKVMLPLANSPMMEHLVLAARDAGISRFVFVVGYGEREIRKYFSDGSRWGIQIEYASQRHQHGTADAVKAAEDLVNGPFLVMNGDMVLRQADIAELCRKRAPCMSTSTTDHPGDFGVVMVEGGKVTSLEEKSPQPRSNLINAGAYFFTPEIFEYINKVHPSPRGELELTDALSVLIGERKLQAHALSYWMDVGYPWDMLDANATLMGTLSSENKGTIEDGVSLNGAVKIGEGSVIKAGTYIEGPCIIGENCRIGPHAYIRGATSIGDNCHIGHCSEIKNSIVMSETKIPHFNYIGDSIIGTGCNFGAGTKIANLRHDHAPVKICGKDTRRKKFGAVIGDNVQFGINCSINVGTMIGSNALFAPGSYIEGCIGENGIIR; this comes from the coding sequence ATGGAATGTGTCGTTCTCGCCGCCGGGGAGGGAAAACGCATGCGTCCCCTGACGGCGAAGCGCCCGAAGGTTATGCTTCCCCTGGCAAACAGCCCGATGATGGAACATCTAGTTCTTGCAGCTCGCGATGCAGGAATTTCCCGGTTTGTTTTTGTTGTAGGATATGGAGAGCGGGAGATCCGGAAGTACTTTTCTGATGGATCACGGTGGGGGATCCAGATCGAGTATGCCTCCCAGAGACACCAGCATGGAACTGCCGACGCCGTAAAGGCAGCAGAAGATCTCGTAAACGGACCGTTTCTTGTAATGAACGGGGATATGGTGCTCAGGCAGGCAGACATTGCCGAATTGTGCCGGAAAAGGGCTCCCTGCATGAGCACCAGTACCACCGATCACCCGGGAGATTTCGGGGTCGTTATGGTAGAGGGTGGGAAAGTGACTTCACTCGAAGAAAAATCACCCCAGCCCAGATCCAACCTCATCAACGCCGGCGCATATTTTTTCACTCCCGAAATCTTCGAATATATCAATAAAGTCCACCCTTCACCACGGGGTGAACTCGAGCTGACAGACGCCCTCTCAGTTCTTATTGGAGAGAGAAAACTGCAGGCACATGCCCTCTCGTACTGGATGGATGTCGGGTATCCCTGGGATATGCTGGATGCCAATGCTACTCTCATGGGAACGCTCTCTAGTGAGAACAAAGGGACGATAGAAGACGGTGTTTCTCTCAACGGTGCAGTAAAGATCGGCGAAGGAAGCGTCATAAAAGCGGGAACCTATATCGAAGGACCCTGTATCATTGGAGAAAACTGCCGGATCGGTCCCCATGCATATATCAGGGGTGCAACCAGTATCGGGGATAACTGCCACATAGGCCACTGTTCCGAGATCAAGAACTCCATTGTCATGAGTGAGACAAAGATCCCGCATTTTAATTATATCGGGGATTCTATAATAGGAACGGGATGCAATTTCGGTGCGGGTACCAAAATTGCCAACCTGCGGCACGATCATGCCCCCGTTAAAATATGTGGCAAAGATACCCGGAGGAAAAAATTCGGTGCAGTTATCGGGGATAACGTCCAGTTCGGGATCAACTGCTCCATCAATGTCGGTACGATGATTGGGAGCAACGCTCTGTTTGCACCCGGATCGTATATCGAAGGGTGCATAGGGGAGAACGGAATTATCAGGTAG
- the glmU gene encoding bifunctional sugar-1-phosphate nucleotidylyltransferase/acetyltransferase: protein MQAVILAAGEGKRVRPLTRSRPKAMIPVANHPIIEYVIDALVKNGIREIIVVVGYRKEQVTRFLNQLELPIDVVVQNKQLGTAHALQCAESKIRGDFLLLPGDNYIDPHSIARIKDIHNAMLVKEHPNPSNFGVVLLKEGFVSHIVEKPEHAPSFMVSTGIYSLNRDIFLYLTGNDLTDAISAMIEEGHQVRGIPADDWQDAIFAWDLLKMNRRLLGTLSPAREGLASRQTVIQGAVRIGKGTTIGPGTVITGPVAIGNDCTIGPNCCILPNTSIGSRVALEPFSFIGDSLIMDDSSVGSHSRITDTVVGERCILSDHTSITTGTGLMEIEDTAIRSEFGAIFGDSVRSGSFARYKNSLVGNNTTIEGSSSLTTRCIPDDSMVI from the coding sequence ATGCAGGCAGTTATTCTGGCAGCAGGAGAGGGAAAGCGGGTCAGGCCACTGACAAGAAGCAGACCCAAGGCAATGATACCGGTTGCGAACCACCCCATCATAGAATATGTCATTGATGCTCTGGTAAAGAACGGTATCCGGGAGATCATCGTTGTCGTAGGATATCGGAAAGAGCAAGTGACCCGGTTCTTAAACCAGCTTGAGCTCCCCATTGATGTCGTTGTCCAGAACAAGCAACTGGGAACTGCACATGCCCTCCAGTGCGCAGAATCAAAAATTCGCGGTGATTTTCTGCTCCTCCCTGGAGATAATTACATTGACCCGCATTCCATTGCACGGATAAAAGATATTCACAATGCCATGCTGGTCAAAGAACACCCGAATCCCTCCAATTTCGGGGTGGTCCTGCTAAAAGAAGGATTTGTTTCCCACATCGTGGAAAAGCCCGAGCATGCGCCCAGTTTCATGGTCAGCACGGGCATTTATTCCCTAAACCGAGATATTTTCCTGTATCTAACAGGAAATGATCTTACTGATGCGATATCCGCCATGATAGAAGAGGGACACCAGGTGCGGGGAATACCCGCCGACGACTGGCAGGATGCAATCTTTGCCTGGGATCTTCTCAAAATGAACAGGCGGCTTTTAGGCACACTCTCCCCTGCCCGTGAAGGCTTGGCGAGCCGACAGACCGTAATACAAGGGGCAGTCAGAATTGGAAAAGGTACGACAATCGGGCCGGGCACGGTTATTACCGGTCCGGTTGCCATCGGAAACGACTGCACGATCGGGCCGAACTGTTGTATCCTGCCCAATACGAGCATCGGTTCAAGAGTTGCGCTGGAGCCATTTTCATTCATCGGGGACAGCCTGATCATGGACGATTCTTCAGTCGGTTCGCATTCACGGATAACTGATACCGTAGTCGGTGAGCGCTGCATACTGTCAGATCATACCTCAATAACGACGGGGACCGGCCTGATGGAGATCGAGGACACTGCAATACGATCGGAATTTGGAGCTATTTTCGGAGACAGCGTGCGGAGCGGTTCCTTTGCCCGTTACAAGAATTCCCTTGTTGGAAATAATACAACCATCGAGGGAAGCAGTTCCCTGACTACCCGCTGCATCCCCGACGACAGTATGGTGATATGA